One Helianthus annuus cultivar XRQ/B chromosome 12, HanXRQr2.0-SUNRISE, whole genome shotgun sequence genomic region harbors:
- the LOC110895309 gene encoding probable aquaporin PIP2-8, producing MSKEASEIGETPRKDYVDPPPAPIFDTAELKLWSFYRALIAEFVATLLFLYITVATVIGYKNQTDPCGGVGVLGIAWAFGGMIFILVYCTAGISGGHINPAVTFGLFLARKVSLLRAVGYMVAQCLGAICGVGLVKGFMRNPYNSLGGGANSVAPGYNKGTALGAEIIGTFVLVYTVFSATDPKRSARDSHVPVLAPLPIGFAVFMVHLATIPITGTGINPARSFGAAVIYNNGKVWDDHWIFWVGPFVGAMAAAAYHQYILRAAAIKALGSFRSNPSN from the exons ATGTCCAAAGAAGCAAGTGAGATCGGAGAAACCCCAAGAAAAGACTATGTCGACCCACCACCGGCACCCATCTTCGACACAGCGGAGCTCAAACTGTGGTCATTTTACCGAGCTCTCATCGCTGAGTTCGTCGCCACCCTCCTCTTCCTCTACATCACCGTCGCCACCGTCATTGGTTATAAAAACCAGACTGACCCATGCGGTGGCGTTGGTGTTCTTGGTATCGCCTGGGCCTTCGGTGGCATGATCTTTATCCTTGTTTACTGCACCGCCGGTATTTCCG GTGGTCACATAAACCCCGCGGTGACATTTGGGTTATTTCTGGCGCGAAAGGTGTCATTACTAAGGGCAGTGGGATACATGGTGGCTCAGTGTCTGGGTGCGATCTGTGGTGTGGGTCTGGTCAAAGGGTTCATGAGAAACCCGTACAACTCACTGGGTGGTGGAGCCAACTCGGTTGCACCAGGCTACAACAAGGGTACGGCACTGGGTGCTGAGATCATCGGCACCTTCGTACTTGTCTACACTGTTTTCTCTGCTACCGACCCTAAGAGGAGTGCACGTGACTCTCACGTTCCA GTTTTGGCTCCATTGCCTATTGGGTTTGCTGTGTTCATGGTTCACTTAGCCACTATACCCATTACTGGAACCGGGATCAACCCGGCTAGGAGCTTTGGTGCTGCGGTTATCTACAACAATGGAAAAGTTTGGGATGATCAT TGGATCTTCTGGGTGGGACCATTTGTTGGAGCAATGGCTGCAGCAGCATATCACCAGTATATCTTGAGGGCTGCAGCCATCAAGGCTTTGGGTTCATTCAGGAGCAACCCTAGCAACTAA
- the LOC110896840 gene encoding protein FAR1-RELATED SEQUENCE 5-like, whose protein sequence is MDSRVQPEKEALESNLIDDIDANGYLVVHSDSDVEVENIKDFDMDFEFEKEVNDDVIGQVFDTLGDAYDFYNRYAFVHGFGIRIRSTFKDKTTNEPYRRKYVCNKEGFKDLKRDSSKGDVKRRRELRTGCESFLRISKGKYGKWLVDKFNDSHNHELTVTPTKVMKHRSHGKFHRAEACKSLMSELSQSGLKPSQIRKVVNTMKSPCENDVTSKQCADILAVERKQYKGKEFYGLIKHFQDKLIEDRNLYFVVDLFEDGSPRNIFWADGRSRDAYIKFGDVVVFDVTYMTNKFKIPFAPFVGVNHHRQSILFGGALLENEKQDTFERLFKNFLKCMFDKYPLAMITDQDKAICNAIQSVFPNTRHRYCSWHIKKHETEHLRPLKVHYSDFEELHKQWVKSNTLEEFESRWEFLCAKYNFQSGSWITEMYNQRKYWAKAFLKDCFFAGMTSSGRSESIHSFFDGHVNSKTMLNEFVVQYDKAVEARRAAEEDEDFKTMNSKPVLSSVNLIEAKASSRYTRKLFDVFKKEWIEATFNLTHETISKTSKEIIYKVGQVDIDKIYWRNVNFRVSDKIDVTCSCAKFETYGILCKHILYVLKKRHVETLPDHYILPRWTLDAKYKVDNCTIGLEDTHNENEVSALTLWYVQSNFRKAIEQARDSPVEIKKLAIILLKFLEEQSIRTRSKQLETASQDSMAGSLK, encoded by the coding sequence ATGGATTCAAGAGTTCAACCAGAGAAGGAAGCTTTAGAATCGAATTTgattgatgatattgatgcaaaTGGGTATTTAGTCGTACATAGTGATTCCGATGTTGAAGTAGAGAATATAAAAGACTTCGACATGGATTTTGAGTTTGAGAAAGAAGTAAATGATGATGTGATCGGGCAGGTTTTTGATACTCTTGGTGACGCATATGATTTCTACAATCGCTATGCATTTGTACATGGGTTTGGAATACGTATTCGTTCGACTTTTAAGGATAAGACAACAAATGAGCCGTATAGAAGGAAATATGTATGCAACAAAGAGGGGTTTAAAGATTTAAAGCGTGATAGTTCTAAAGGAGATGTCAAACGTCGTAGGGAATTAAGGACCGGATGTGAATCATTTCTTAGGATTTCAAAAGGTAAATATGGAAAATGGCTAGTAGATAAATTTAATGATTCACACAATCATGAACTAACCGTTACTCCGACCAAAGTTATGAAACACCGGTCTCATGGGAAGTTTCACCGCGCAGAAGCTTGCAAATCTCTAATGTCGGAACTTAGTCAATCCGGGTTGAAACCTAGTCAAATCAGGAAGGTCGTAAACACCATGAAAAGTCCATGTGAAAATGATGTCACATCAAAGCAATGTGCTGATATCTTAGCTGTTGAAAGGAAACAATACAAAGGCAAGGAGTTTTATGGGCTTATTAAGCATTTCCAAGATAAACTAATAGAAGATCGAAACCTCTATTTTGTTGTGGATTTATTTGAGGATGGATCTCCAAGAAATATTTTTTGGGCTGATGGGAGATCAAGAGACGCATATATAAAGTTTGGAGATGTTGTTGTGTTTGATGTCACATACATGACCAACAAATTTAAGATACCATTTGCTCCTTTTGTCGGGGTGAATCATCATCGCCAGTCAATACTTTTTGGTGGTGCGCTATTGGAGAATGAGAAGCAAGATACTTTTGAACGGTTATTTAAAAATTTCTTGAAGTGCATGTTTGATAAGTATCCCTTAGCGATGATTACAGATCAAGATAAAGCTATATGTAATGCAATACAAAGTGTTTTTCCAAACACTCGACATCGTTATTGTTCATGGCATATTAAGAAACATGAGACCGAGCATCTTCGACCTCTAAAAGTTCATTATAGTGACTTTGAAGAGTTACATAAGCAGTGGGTAAAGAGTAATACACTTGAAGAATTTGAAAGTCGTTGGGAATTTTTATGTGCTAAATATAATTTTCAAAGCGGCAGTTGGATAACGGAGATGTATAACCAACGTAAATATTGGGCTAAAGCATTCTTGAAAGATTGTTTCTTTGCTGGCATGACATCAAGTGGACGAAGTGAGAGTATTCACTCTTTTTTTGATGGACATGTAAATTCCAAGACCATGTTGAATGAGTTCGTAGTACAGTATGATAAAGCTGTTGAGGCTCGAAGGGCTGCCGAAGAAGATGAAGACTTCAAGACCATGAACTCCAAGCCAGTTCTTTCTTCTGTTAATTTGATAGAGGCAAAAGCGAGTTCACGTTACACAAGAAAACTCTTTGATGTATTCAAAAAAGAATGGATTGAAGCTACCTTCAATTTAACTCATGAGACCATAAGCAAGACTTCTAAAGAAATCATATATAAGGTTGGACAAGTGGATATAGATAAAATATATTGGAGAAATGTTAACTTTCGTGTCTCAGATAAGATAGATGTTACATGTTCATGTGCAAAGTTTGAAACATATGGGATATTATGCAAGCATATCTTGTATGTCTTGAAGAAGAGACATGTTGAAACTCTACCTGATCATTATATTTTACCTAGGTGGACTCTAGATGCAAAGTATAAGGTGGATAATTGCACGATTGGGCTCGAAGACACACACAATGAGAATGAAGTAAGTGCGTTAACTTTATGGTATGTtcaatcaaattttagaaaaGCGATCGAACAAGCAAGAGACTCCCCGGTTGAGATAAAGAAACTAGCCATTATCCTTTTGAAGTTTTTAGAAGAGCAAAGTATTCGAACAAGGTCGAAACAATTAGAGACCGCTTCACAAGATTCTATGGCAGGAAGTCTCAAGTGA